A region from the Planctomycetota bacterium genome encodes:
- a CDS encoding radical SAM protein: MNRAFCNSCHKLVAAQPAERDGKMLLVKSCPDCGPTETLISSDAARYQQKRALGAPFDYRSCQLDCVGCHHSRVPNLVFVDITNRCNLNCPCCINNTPSMGFLFEPPLEYFQKVFEYLGSLDPKPSIQLFGGEPTVRKDLFEIIACAKSFGLPTRVVTNGIRLADEAYCRQLIATKATINIAYDGANPEAYRVLRNAPKALEKKQQAIENIRRIGGAKVVMMTLAARGFNDHEFADLFQFCHDRRDAIRAIYFMPLAHTWDTAHFPYVPERTTTEDLEQLVADVFPDDKVEFLPAGFLGRIKHLLAALRVKPLPFLGAHPNCESMYMLVSDGARFWPISHYLKGSLFDLARDLAACDERLARKMPPDRKPVGFRRFWLQTRAFLAMARLTWRHARKDRVFKGKSAAGRFLHALALPFGFILGRRTRDLMARHTNVQGSFQLVILPFEDMGNIETDRLEQCPTAFAYYDPVEGQARCVPTCAWGLHKTATMRKIAEYYAGKEPARPAPLALTGRAAH, translated from the coding sequence ATGAACCGCGCCTTCTGCAACTCGTGCCACAAGCTCGTGGCCGCCCAACCCGCCGAGCGCGACGGCAAGATGCTGCTCGTCAAGTCCTGCCCCGACTGCGGGCCGACCGAGACGCTCATCTCGTCCGACGCCGCCCGCTACCAGCAGAAGCGCGCCCTGGGCGCGCCCTTCGACTACCGGAGCTGCCAGCTCGACTGCGTGGGCTGCCACCACTCGCGCGTGCCCAACCTGGTGTTCGTGGACATCACGAACCGCTGTAACCTCAACTGCCCCTGCTGCATCAACAACACGCCGAGCATGGGCTTCCTCTTCGAGCCGCCCCTCGAGTACTTCCAGAAGGTCTTCGAGTACCTCGGCTCGCTCGACCCCAAGCCCTCGATTCAGCTCTTCGGCGGCGAGCCCACGGTGCGCAAGGACCTCTTCGAGATCATCGCCTGCGCCAAGTCGTTCGGCCTGCCCACCCGCGTGGTCACCAACGGCATCCGCCTGGCCGACGAGGCCTACTGCCGCCAGCTCATCGCGACCAAAGCCACCATCAACATCGCCTACGACGGCGCCAACCCCGAGGCCTACCGCGTGCTGCGCAACGCCCCCAAGGCCCTCGAAAAGAAGCAGCAGGCCATCGAGAACATCCGCCGCATCGGCGGCGCCAAGGTCGTCATGATGACCCTCGCCGCCCGCGGCTTCAACGACCACGAGTTCGCCGACCTCTTCCAGTTCTGCCACGACCGCCGCGACGCCATCCGCGCCATCTACTTCATGCCCCTCGCCCACACGTGGGACACCGCGCACTTCCCCTACGTGCCCGAGCGCACGACCACCGAGGACCTCGAGCAGCTCGTCGCCGACGTGTTCCCCGACGACAAGGTGGAGTTCCTCCCCGCCGGGTTCCTCGGCCGCATCAAGCACCTTCTCGCCGCCCTGCGGGTCAAGCCGCTGCCCTTCCTCGGCGCGCACCCCAACTGCGAGAGCATGTACATGCTCGTCTCCGACGGCGCCCGCTTCTGGCCCATCAGCCACTACCTCAAGGGCAGCCTCTTCGACCTCGCCCGCGACCTGGCCGCCTGCGACGAACGCCTCGCCCGCAAGATGCCCCCCGACCGCAAGCCCGTCGGCTTCCGCCGCTTCTGGCTCCAGACTCGCGCCTTTCTGGCCATGGCCCGCCTCACCTGGCGCCACGCGCGCAAGGACCGCGTGTTCAAGGGCAAGAGCGCGGCAGGCCGCTTCCTCCACGCCCTCGCCTTGCCCTTCGGCTTCATACTCGGGCGGCGCACCCGCGACCTCATGGCCCGCCACACCAACGTCCAGGGCAGCTTCCAGCTCGTCATTCTGCCCTTCGAGGACATGGGCAACATCGAGACCGATCGCCTCGAGCAATGCCCCACCGCCTTCGCCTACTACGACCCCGTCGAGGGCCAGGCCCGCTGCGTGCCCACCTGCGCCTGGGGCCTGCACAAGACCGCCACCATGCGGAAGATCGCCGAGTACTATGCAGGCAAAGAGCCCGCTCGGCCCGCCCCCCTCGCCCTCACCGGCCGGGCGGCGCACTGA